A region from the Spiroplasma taiwanense CT-1 genome encodes:
- a CDS encoding lipoprotein has product MKKLLGLLAATGLVATTSATVVACGDKEVSAAEKLVNDVKEFISKGNDSWIEGTTTAQDIIDATFSKFVVKDGNVVKDAESLSGLKSDSLILKIGQTSKKVAELSFDIEVYATKAGTAKNEFVKNTDSVKKGVSVVKLKENDSKTPIISAIQDQNVVIGKKLEVDVTITNPVEGVELKAESATIANATVAIKENNKIEITGVAAGDSEITVSYEGATSVKFIVTVEAEAEAEAPVISPIENKTVVIGEKIEVTVEIAHPVDGVEISATSATIANATVAIKENNKIEITGVAAGDSEITVSYEGATSVKFIVTVKAEAEAEAPVISPIENKTVVAGEKIEVTVEIAHPVDGVEISATSATIANATVAIKENNKIEITGVAAGDSEITVSYTGAQDVTFTVTVTAAQ; this is encoded by the coding sequence ATGAAAAAATTATTAGGATTATTAGCTGCAACTGGTTTAGTTGCAACAACCAGCGCAACTGTTGTTGCATGTGGTGACAAAGAAGTTAGCGCAGCTGAAAAATTAGTAAATGATGTTAAAGAGTTTATTTCTAAAGGAAATGACTCATGAATTGAAGGAACAACAACAGCACAAGATATTATTGATGCTACATTTTCAAAATTTGTTGTTAAAGATGGAAACGTTGTTAAAGATGCAGAAAGTTTATCAGGATTAAAATCAGATAGTTTAATCTTAAAAATTGGTCAAACTTCAAAAAAAGTAGCTGAATTATCATTTGATATTGAAGTTTATGCAACAAAAGCAGGAACAGCTAAAAATGAATTTGTTAAAAATACAGATAGTGTTAAAAAAGGTGTTTCAGTTGTTAAACTAAAAGAAAATGATTCAAAAACTCCTATTATATCAGCAATTCAAGATCAAAATGTTGTTATTGGTAAAAAATTGGAAGTTGATGTAACTATTACAAATCCTGTTGAAGGAGTGGAACTTAAAGCAGAATCAGCAACAATTGCTAATGCAACAGTTGCTATAAAAGAAAATAATAAAATTGAAATTACAGGTGTTGCAGCTGGTGATTCAGAAATAACAGTAAGTTATGAAGGTGCAACAAGTGTAAAATTCATAGTAACTGTTGAAGCAGAAGCAGAAGCAGAAGCACCAGTTATATCACCAATTGAAAACAAAACAGTTGTTATTGGTGAAAAAATTGAAGTTACTGTAGAAATTGCACATCCTGTTGATGGAGTAGAAATTAGTGCAACTTCAGCAACAATTGCTAATGCAACAGTTGCTATAAAAGAAAATAATAAAATTGAAATTACAGGTGTTGCAGCTGGTGATTCAGAAATAACAGTAAGTTATGAAGGTGCAACAAGTGTAAAATTCATAGTAACTGTTAAAGCAGAAGCAGAAGCAGAAGCACCAGTTATATCACCAATTGAAAACAAAACAGTTGTTGCTGGTGAAAAAATTGAAGTTACTGTAGAAATTGCACATCCTGTTGATGGAGTAGAAATTAGTGCAACTTCAGCAACAATTGCTAATGCAACAGTTGCTATAAAAGAAAATAATAAAATTGAAATTACAGGTGTTGCAGCTGGTGATTCAGAAATAACAGTAAGTTATACTGGTGCCCAAGATGTTACTTTTACAGTTACAGTAACAGCAGCACAATAA
- a CDS encoding ABC transporter ATP-binding protein, producing the protein MIKIREVSKIINNKIINENININVKKSNIYGILGPNGAGKTTLIRQIMDFIKPTEGEIKLNEIISWNNSKLIMEETEYVAGEIILFDEMTGEKYLNFMKQYKKINENQYIEELILKFDLKDILKIKVKKMSKGQKQKIAIIAALMNKPKILILDEPTSGLDPLMQNVFNEVIQDLVKLGTAVLLCSHIFEEVAKLFNFVGFLKYGKIIKKIEINNKNVNQLEQDFLSLYK; encoded by the coding sequence ATGATAAAAATTAGAGAAGTCTCAAAAATTATAAATAATAAAATTATTAATGAAAATATAAATATAAATGTAAAAAAATCTAATATCTATGGAATTCTTGGTCCAAATGGAGCTGGAAAAACTACATTAATAAGGCAAATTATGGACTTTATTAAACCAACTGAAGGTGAAATTAAGTTAAATGAAATTATTTCTTGGAATAATTCAAAATTAATAATGGAGGAAACTGAATATGTAGCTGGTGAAATCATTTTATTTGATGAGATGACAGGAGAAAAATACTTGAATTTTATGAAACAATATAAAAAAATTAATGAAAATCAATATATTGAAGAATTAATCTTAAAATTTGATTTAAAAGATATATTAAAAATAAAAGTTAAAAAAATGTCTAAAGGACAAAAACAAAAAATTGCCATAATTGCTGCTTTAATGAACAAGCCAAAAATTTTAATTTTAGATGAACCCACAAGTGGTTTAGATCCTTTAATGCAAAATGTTTTTAATGAAGTAATTCAAGATTTAGTAAAATTAGGAACAGCTGTTTTATTATGTTCACATATTTTTGAAGAAGTTGCAAAATTATTTAATTTTGTGGGCTTTTTAAAATATGGAAAAATAATAAAAAAAATTGAGATTAATAATAAAAATGTAAATCAATTGGAGCAGGACTTTTTAAGTCTATATAAATAA
- a CDS encoding ROK family protein has product MKLILSIEIGVNSSKVGLVNQYGDLQARFFIEHNKAKLLENLHSEIVEGLEAIGVNYEEEIEKIAIATVGYVDHMLGIVRYSANLEWNNLNLKEKAEELFKKPIFVLNDANASALGEFWVGVAKQYDSIVFYFIDSGIGGAVILDGKLMPGARGYAGEFGHGGGWFQSKYNCKCGLKGCIEPMSSVTGIETFFTDTFKENKKHPAAIYFKDLEVINLKSIFEIYEIENHPLEIKELLTQALEPLIMHMATMVNALDPEALIIAGGLTILGEALLEIINENIKKYTIDTSEEELSIEIAELGNDSAMVGSAYYALNDWKIF; this is encoded by the coding sequence ATGAAATTAATTCTATCTATTGAAATTGGTGTTAATTCTTCAAAAGTTGGTTTAGTAAACCAATATGGGGATTTACAGGCAAGATTTTTTATTGAACATAATAAGGCAAAATTATTGGAAAATTTACACAGTGAAATTGTAGAAGGGTTAGAAGCAATTGGTGTAAATTATGAAGAAGAAATTGAAAAAATAGCAATTGCAACAGTTGGTTATGTTGATCATATGCTTGGAATTGTTCGTTATTCTGCTAATTTGGAATGAAATAATTTAAATTTAAAAGAAAAAGCAGAAGAATTATTCAAAAAGCCAATTTTTGTACTTAATGATGCAAATGCAAGTGCTCTTGGTGAATTTTGAGTTGGAGTCGCAAAACAGTATGATTCAATAGTATTTTATTTTATTGATTCAGGAATTGGAGGAGCTGTTATTTTGGATGGTAAACTTATGCCTGGTGCTAGAGGATATGCTGGTGAATTTGGTCATGGTGGGGGTTGATTTCAAAGCAAATATAATTGTAAGTGTGGTTTAAAAGGTTGTATTGAACCAATGTCTTCTGTTACAGGAATTGAAACATTTTTTACAGATACTTTTAAAGAAAATAAAAAACATCCTGCAGCAATTTATTTTAAAGATTTAGAAGTAATTAATTTAAAATCAATTTTTGAAATTTATGAAATTGAAAATCACCCACTAGAGATTAAAGAATTACTTACACAAGCACTTGAACCATTAATTATGCATATGGCAACAATGGTAAATGCACTTGATCCTGAAGCCTTGATTATTGCAGGTGGTTTAACTATTTTAGGTGAAGCTTTATTAGAAATAATTAATGAAAATATTAAAAAATATACTATTGATACTTCAGAAGAAGAATTGAGCATTGAAATAGCAGAATTAGGAAATGATTCTGCTATGGTTGGAAGTGCATATTATGCACTAAATGATTGAAAAATATTTTAA
- a CDS encoding Mbov_0401 family ICE element transposase-like protein: MLFNRKEEYKYLLNKRKEEIETRDMELLENRDKKKYILVKVKSRTITTEFGNLTFDRHIYKHYINKKWKYTALIDEELKLKKWSKLDSNLIELIKEQLGTGKRYRDIIEMFPEAQLSPMTISRIFKSIENQDKRNKVERKVNLVDKQRVYIFVDDAFVNVDRFKNKYKWRKLKRNKDTQIRVISFCTGFDIKTIHKKRRKLKDKRTTFFMGKDEKLTTEELAIRIYELGCNFYENFENAKLVVGGDGTTWIKELASFMGANYILDRFHAVREFRKLFLFSGKYQGKELFKIAIDLFYSGN; encoded by the coding sequence ATGTTATTTAATCGTAAGGAAGAATATAAATATTTATTAAACAAAAGAAAGGAAGAAATAGAGACTAGAGACATGGAACTTCTTGAAAATAGAGACAAAAAAAAATACATCCTCGTTAAAGTCAAATCCAGAACAATTACGACAGAGTTTGGAAATTTAACATTCGATAGACATATCTATAAACATTATATAAATAAAAAATGAAAATATACAGCACTAATTGATGAAGAATTAAAATTAAAGAAGTGATCTAAACTGGATTCAAATTTAATTGAATTAATCAAAGAACAATTAGGTACTGGTAAACGTTATAGAGATATTATTGAAATGTTTCCTGAAGCTCAATTATCACCAATGACTATTTCAAGAATCTTTAAATCTATAGAAAATCAAGATAAAAGAAATAAAGTTGAGAGGAAAGTTAATTTAGTTGATAAACAAAGAGTATATATTTTTGTTGATGATGCATTTGTTAATGTTGATAGATTTAAAAATAAATATAAATGAAGAAAATTAAAAAGAAATAAGGATACTCAAATAAGAGTAATTTCTTTTTGCACAGGTTTTGATATTAAAACAATTCATAAAAAGCGTAGAAAATTAAAAGATAAAAGAACTACATTTTTTATGGGAAAAGATGAAAAGTTAACAACTGAAGAACTAGCTATAAGAATTTATGAATTAGGATGCAATTTCTATGAAAACTTTGAAAATGCTAAATTGGTAGTTGGAGGAGATGGCACTACTTGAATTAAGGAATTAGCTTCGTTTATGGGAGCTAACTATATTTTAGATAGATTTCATGCTGTTAGAGAATTTAGAAAGCTATTTTTGTTTAGTGGTAAATATCAAGGTAAAGAATTATTTAAAATCGCCATAGATTTATTTTATTCAGGTAATTAG
- a CDS encoding extracellular solute-binding protein, giving the protein MKRLLSLLSSATLVVSATTTIVACENDSDNKVIFMLDEWTTQTISDAYKNVIDDFNNNYNDSDVKVELQIWGDGQIMNSIQANEVLPDLYITYADVLAKYKAFAPEKVVDVKEAGYLPNDSIFTPYQETFLDEGVIAGGMYVLPVLKSFDTSSLNLRLLKEMVDIFKDPGTNYDSNGVFMKNELGIKDEKGEDIKIVSSDLFVDGQIVVSENKELYNDIAKANSVNALRKILQLNTNVAQLAKDFKNLQTKNAKNEQNEYAKAFALGIDSMDNKVYSNYANNLGEERIKVTSENKKFLYNYYNDQLYVNNQSGSESVKETVDWLEELRLIENNNNKTTGSLNSDISKLDETGTLFVSNRDTGSKIYSFNYFSQGTMLMASGSNSQSFLWWTPEANIGKTVNSDVAVKPTDILVLAQSTQKGGSHIMQQGAGFGSFKSTTEEKTNVTKEFTHFLMNKDNMAKLAIWTGYMPSNEKAYTETDYEKWISGEEEVEYYKDGQVYNRQNLIIAQIAKLLGDKDNHNFNTIESAEPGGSVRDKVFKNEIQVGMYKSDGELTMDKFWKGENTSKVSYVGATAQFNTIATDINPLKLPEFETTIENKNNIILNRKEN; this is encoded by the coding sequence ATGAAAAGACTATTAAGTTTATTAAGTTCTGCAACACTTGTTGTTTCAGCAACAACAACAATTGTTGCATGTGAAAATGATAGTGATAATAAAGTAATTTTTATGCTTGATGAATGAACAACACAAACTATTTCTGATGCGTATAAAAATGTAATTGATGACTTTAATAATAATTATAATGATTCTGATGTTAAGGTTGAACTACAAATTTGGGGTGATGGACAAATTATGAATTCAATTCAAGCAAATGAAGTTTTACCTGATTTATATATAACTTATGCAGATGTATTGGCAAAATATAAAGCTTTTGCACCTGAAAAAGTTGTCGATGTTAAAGAAGCAGGTTATTTACCAAATGACTCAATATTTACACCATATCAAGAAACATTTTTAGATGAAGGTGTTATTGCTGGGGGTATGTATGTTTTACCTGTTTTAAAATCTTTTGATACATCATCTTTAAATTTAAGATTATTAAAAGAAATGGTAGATATTTTTAAAGATCCAGGAACTAATTATGACTCAAATGGAGTTTTTATGAAAAATGAATTAGGAATAAAAGATGAAAAGGGAGAAGATATTAAAATTGTATCTTCTGATTTATTTGTTGATGGTCAAATAGTAGTGTCAGAAAATAAGGAATTATATAATGATATTGCAAAAGCAAATAGTGTAAATGCATTAAGAAAAATTTTACAACTTAATACAAATGTTGCTCAACTTGCAAAAGACTTTAAAAATTTACAAACAAAAAATGCAAAAAATGAACAAAATGAATATGCAAAAGCTTTTGCTTTAGGAATTGATTCAATGGATAATAAAGTATATTCAAATTATGCAAATAATCTTGGTGAAGAAAGAATTAAAGTTACATCTGAAAATAAAAAATTTTTGTATAATTATTATAATGATCAATTATATGTAAATAACCAAAGTGGTTCTGAAAGTGTAAAAGAAACAGTTGATTGATTGGAAGAATTGAGATTAATTGAAAATAATAATAACAAAACAACTGGTTCATTAAATTCAGATATATCAAAATTAGATGAAACTGGAACTTTATTTGTTTCAAATAGAGATACAGGAAGTAAAATTTATTCATTTAATTATTTTTCACAAGGAACAATGTTAATGGCATCAGGTTCTAATTCACAATCATTTTTATGATGAACACCTGAAGCAAATATTGGAAAAACTGTGAATAGTGATGTTGCTGTTAAACCAACAGATATTTTAGTTTTAGCACAAAGTACTCAAAAAGGTGGTTCTCATATTATGCAACAAGGTGCAGGGTTTGGTTCATTTAAAAGTACTACTGAGGAAAAAACAAATGTAACAAAAGAATTTACTCATTTTTTAATGAATAAAGATAATATGGCAAAATTGGCAATTTGAACAGGTTATATGCCTTCAAATGAAAAAGCATATACTGAAACAGATTATGAGAAATGAATTTCAGGTGAAGAAGAAGTTGAATATTATAAAGATGGTCAAGTCTATAATCGTCAAAATTTAATAATTGCACAAATTGCAAAATTATTAGGCGATAAAGATAACCATAATTTTAACACAATCGAAAGTGCTGAACCAGGAGGTTCAGTTAGAGATAAAGTATTTAAAAATGAAATTCAAGTGGGAATGTATAAGTCAGATGGTGAATTAACAATGGATAAATTTTGAAAAGGTGAAAATACTTCAAAAGTTAGTTATGTTGGAGCAACTGCTCAATTTAATACAATAGCAACAGATATTAATCCTTTAAAATTACCTGAATTTGAAACTACAATAGAAAATAAAAATAATATTATTTTAAATAGAAAAGAAAATTAA
- a CDS encoding Mbov_0396 family ICE element transmembrane protein, which produces MGDPDWKGDFENIPSDYAVPGNIRNYNIVVEILAVAFLLYTLIMLCMAIVQKSIELFLLFLIGPLVAAWMVNDHGIRMKQWKYMIIAKALVSIGNILSYIVMINFLMLFISKSINKF; this is translated from the coding sequence ATGGGTGACCCTGATTGAAAAGGGGATTTTGAAAATATACCTAGTGATTATGCAGTTCCTGGAAATATTAGAAACTATAATATAGTTGTAGAAATATTGGCAGTTGCATTTTTACTTTATACTTTGATAATGTTGTGTATGGCAATTGTTCAAAAAAGTATTGAGTTATTTTTATTATTTTTAATTGGACCACTTGTTGCTGCATGAATGGTAAATGATCATGGTATAAGAATGAAACAATGAAAATACATGATTATTGCTAAAGCTTTGGTGAGTATAGGAAATATTTTAAGTTACATAGTAATGATTAATTTCTTAATGTTATTTATTTCAAAATCAATTAATAAATTTTAA
- the guaB gene encoding IMP dehydrogenase: protein MCTNSLNNKILSEGITFDDVLLVPNYSSILPNEVSLKTKLTNNIELNIPLISAAMDTVTESALAIEMARAGGIGIIHKNLSIEEQSLEVQKVKRNESGFITDPITILKSTTVEEADKIMATYKISGLPVVDNNNKLIGIITNRDLKYIENFFSQVEEIMTKENLIVGNSKTSLAEAKKILHKNRIEKLPIVDEKNNLIGLITSKDIDKAIDHPNACKDSKGRLRVGGAVGVSEDCLQRVEALVKAGIDILVVDSAHGHSKGIIEIVKQIRSKYKDLQIIAGNICTAEGAKALYEAGANSIKIGVGPGSICTTRVVAGVGVPQITAINDVYNWAKDKDVTLIADGGIKYSGDIVKAIGAGAHCVMLGSIFAGTEESPGEEIIANGKKYKSYVGMGSLAAMKRGSSDRYFQKGAKKLVPEGVEARVPFKGKLKDVIFQLAGGLKSGMGYTGCKSIENLRHDCKFVKISSAGLRESHPHDVEMTKETPNYNK, encoded by the coding sequence ATGTGTACAAACAGTTTAAACAACAAAATCCTTAGTGAAGGAATTACTTTTGATGATGTTTTATTAGTACCAAATTATTCAAGTATTCTACCAAATGAAGTTAGTTTAAAAACAAAACTAACAAATAATATTGAATTAAATATTCCCTTAATAAGTGCAGCAATGGATACAGTAACTGAATCAGCTCTTGCAATTGAAATGGCAAGAGCTGGGGGAATTGGGATTATTCACAAAAATTTATCAATTGAAGAACAAAGTTTAGAAGTTCAAAAAGTTAAAAGAAACGAATCAGGTTTTATAACAGATCCAATTACCATTTTAAAATCAACAACAGTTGAAGAAGCAGATAAAATTATGGCAACATATAAAATTTCAGGACTTCCTGTTGTGGATAACAATAATAAATTAATTGGAATAATAACAAACAGAGATTTAAAATATATTGAAAATTTTTTCTCACAAGTTGAAGAAATTATGACAAAAGAAAATTTAATTGTTGGAAATTCAAAAACAAGTTTAGCAGAAGCTAAAAAAATACTACATAAAAATAGAATTGAAAAGTTGCCAATTGTGGATGAAAAAAATAATTTAATTGGTTTAATAACATCAAAAGATATTGATAAAGCAATTGATCATCCAAACGCTTGTAAAGATTCAAAAGGAAGACTTAGAGTTGGGGGAGCTGTTGGAGTTTCAGAAGATTGTTTGCAAAGAGTTGAAGCCTTAGTAAAAGCAGGAATTGATATCTTAGTTGTTGATTCAGCACACGGACATAGCAAAGGAATAATTGAAATTGTAAAACAAATTAGAAGTAAATATAAAGATTTACAAATTATTGCTGGAAATATTTGTACTGCTGAAGGTGCAAAAGCATTATATGAGGCTGGTGCAAATAGTATTAAAATTGGAGTTGGTCCTGGAAGTATTTGTACAACAAGAGTGGTTGCTGGAGTTGGTGTTCCTCAAATTACAGCAATAAATGATGTTTATAACTGAGCAAAAGATAAAGATGTTACTTTAATTGCTGATGGGGGAATAAAGTATTCTGGAGATATTGTAAAGGCAATTGGTGCGGGAGCACATTGTGTAATGTTAGGAAGTATTTTTGCAGGAACAGAAGAATCACCTGGAGAAGAAATAATTGCTAATGGAAAAAAATATAAATCTTATGTAGGAATGGGTTCTCTAGCTGCAATGAAAAGAGGAAGTAGTGACAGATATTTTCAAAAAGGTGCCAAGAAATTAGTACCTGAAGGTGTTGAAGCTCGTGTTCCTTTTAAAGGAAAATTAAAAGATGTAATTTTTCAATTAGCTGGTGGGTTAAAAAGTGGAATGGGTTACACTGGATGTAAAAGCATTGAAAATCTTAGACATGATTGCAAATTTGTAAAAATATCTAGTGCTGGTTTAAGAGAATCACATCCACATGATGTTGAAATGACAAAAGAAACACCAAATTATAATAAGTAA
- a CDS encoding DUF896 domain-containing protein codes for MQKILERINVLAKIAKERELSSEELKERDELRKEYIKIFRSGLEQQLKNVVVLDEFGNDVTPK; via the coding sequence ATGCAAAAAATATTGGAAAGAATTAATGTTCTTGCAAAAATTGCAAAAGAAAGAGAATTAAGTTCTGAAGAATTAAAAGAACGGGATGAGTTAAGAAAAGAATATATTAAAATTTTTAGAAGTGGATTAGAACAACAACTTAAAAATGTTGTTGTTCTTGATGAGTTTGGAAATGATGTTACTCCAAAATAA
- a CDS encoding ABC transporter permease yields MILTIILISDLYVSQYRTFMIVMKNFGYSNKEIFLCIFGLLILTSFFSFLIGASFSYLAIYTSVKIIINFIGIISFGITWWAPLTAGILIFLLYFISLLITTWKIRNNSPSVLIDFNKIN; encoded by the coding sequence ATGATATTAACAATTATTTTAATAAGTGATTTATATGTTAGTCAATATAGAACATTTATGATTGTTATGAAAAATTTTGGATATTCAAATAAGGAAATTTTCTTATGTATATTTGGTTTATTAATTCTTACTTCATTTTTCTCATTTTTAATTGGAGCTTCATTTAGTTATCTTGCAATTTATACATCCGTTAAAATTATAATTAACTTTATTGGGATTATTTCTTTTGGGATTACTTGATGGGCTCCTTTAACTGCTGGAATATTAATTTTTCTTTTATATTTTATTTCGTTATTAATAACAACTTGAAAAATTAGAAATAACTCTCCAAGTGTTTTAATTGATTTTAACAAAATTAACTAA
- the guaA gene encoding glutamine-hydrolyzing GMP synthase has translation MNTQIIILDYGSQYTQLLARRVRELNIYAEVLPFDISADEIQQYKNLKAIILSGGPSSVYANDAYSIDNEIFNLNLPILGVCYGMQLITETFGGKVELADSQEFGKANLNLEKIENKLFKNIENNSQVWMSHADHVTKMPDNFVQLASSENSVAAIANLSKNIYGIQFHAEVTHSIYGIDILKNFLFDISNCQKDWTMESFIEEKVKEIKEIVKDQNVILGLSGGVDSSVAAALISKAINKQLTCIFVDTGLLRKDEGKKVMDLYAKEFDMNIKFVDASEKFYNALKGIKDPEEKRKIIGHNFIEVFSNEARILKNAKFLAQGTIYPDVIESSLKGHSSKTIKSHHNVGGLPDDLKFELLEPLRNLFKDEVRAVGKELNIPDLMINRHPFPGPGLGVRVIGEISKEKCDILKEADDIFINKLIEKNLYNKVSQAFVTLLPVKTVGVMGDNRTYDYVVALRCVNTIDFMTATSTHLPWDFLDEVTNEIINKVDKVNRVVYDITSKPPGTIEWE, from the coding sequence ATGAATACTCAAATTATTATTTTAGATTATGGTAGTCAATATACACAACTTTTGGCAAGAAGAGTTAGAGAGTTAAATATTTATGCAGAAGTTTTACCTTTCGATATTTCAGCTGATGAAATACAACAATATAAAAATTTAAAAGCAATTATTTTATCTGGTGGTCCATCAAGTGTTTACGCAAATGATGCATATTCAATTGATAATGAAATTTTTAATTTAAATTTACCAATTTTAGGAGTTTGCTATGGAATGCAATTAATTACTGAAACTTTTGGTGGAAAAGTAGAACTTGCAGATAGTCAAGAATTTGGAAAAGCAAATTTAAATTTAGAAAAAATTGAAAATAAATTATTTAAAAATATTGAAAATAATTCTCAGGTTTGAATGAGTCACGCAGATCATGTAACAAAAATGCCAGATAATTTTGTTCAGCTTGCTTCTTCTGAAAATAGTGTTGCTGCAATTGCAAATTTAAGTAAGAATATTTATGGAATACAATTTCATGCAGAAGTAACACATTCAATTTATGGAATTGATATATTAAAAAATTTTTTATTTGATATTTCAAATTGTCAAAAAGATTGAACAATGGAAAGTTTTATTGAAGAAAAAGTAAAAGAAATAAAAGAAATAGTTAAAGATCAAAATGTAATTCTTGGTTTAAGTGGAGGGGTTGATTCTTCTGTTGCAGCTGCTTTAATTTCCAAAGCAATTAATAAGCAATTGACTTGTATATTTGTTGATACAGGTTTATTGAGAAAAGATGAAGGCAAAAAAGTTATGGATTTATATGCAAAGGAATTTGATATGAATATAAAATTTGTTGATGCAAGTGAGAAGTTTTACAATGCATTAAAAGGTATAAAAGATCCAGAAGAAAAAAGAAAAATTATTGGTCATAATTTTATTGAAGTATTTTCAAATGAAGCAAGAATTTTAAAAAATGCAAAATTTTTAGCACAAGGAACAATTTATCCTGATGTTATTGAATCTTCTTTAAAAGGTCACAGTTCAAAAACAATTAAATCACATCATAATGTTGGGGGATTGCCCGATGATTTAAAATTTGAATTGCTTGAACCATTAAGAAATTTATTTAAAGATGAGGTAAGAGCAGTTGGAAAAGAATTAAATATTCCAGATTTAATGATTAATAGGCATCCTTTTCCAGGGCCTGGTCTTGGAGTAAGAGTAATTGGAGAAATTAGTAAGGAAAAATGTGATATTCTAAAAGAAGCAGATGATATTTTTATAAATAAATTAATTGAAAAAAATTTATATAATAAAGTATCTCAAGCCTTTGTAACTTTACTTCCAGTTAAAACAGTTGGTGTTATGGGAGATAATCGAACTTATGATTATGTTGTTGCATTACGTTGTGTAAATACAATTGATTTTATGACAGCAACAAGTACTCATTTACCTTGAGATTTTCTTGATGAAGTTACAAATGAAATTATTAATAAAGTAGATAAAGTAAATCGAGTGGTTTATGATATTACCTCAAAACCACCAGGAACAATTGAATGAGAATAG